In one Dermacentor variabilis isolate Ectoservices chromosome 4, ASM5094787v1, whole genome shotgun sequence genomic region, the following are encoded:
- the LOC142578829 gene encoding scavenger receptor class B member 1-like isoform X2, producing the protein MPLRRASFSRVICAPAGATVAPRCEQFEVEAPSEESRGERPCSRGPSASTKSGSMCGRRLCISACAVVSLLLIILGVGVLLGFDHVFRYILNKEVSLSEHSRAFPMWKDVNHETKIRFFFFNVTNPNEVLIGEKPSVKEVGPYTYRADWVKHNITFHDNGTMSYKETKRYYFDRQSSVGPESDEIMTVNVPFVTTAQLLKEQNFIIRGIASLSLSGLGQRIFISRSVGQLTFGGYPDILVLLGSVIDSGRPRPGQPGFNIGDVFSHGYRTVIDMLGSLVDPDRQGTNGKFGYMVNKNDTVDGEYTIFTGEDDISKVNKVYEFNKHRKLDVWQGDECNTLTGTLGHIRPPLSKSNEQVVFIPDICRSIPTENVGYESFKGLKVKRFIAGPTAFDSGQLRSENECFAAGRTLPDGGANLGPCKQGAPLVLSFPHFLYADSSYRADVDGMNPDPKRHQFFFHIEPTLGVTVNVRGRIQVSVVLERVFGLGPFSRVAEGVLPLFWQETRVEARDGTVKLLRTIVQLPEYSQWGSVGLIVISSLLLAASTFLLFRPRVTRREITKVQPIAIDVKKSGDATCTDMFPTKVERILQNGLDRLPNSFGITAVRNNFINELKNTRRTSEPSAPADIDIYKT; encoded by the exons GTGCCCCAGCCGGAGCAACCGTGGCCCCTCGCTGCGAGCAGTTCGAGGTAGAGGCGCCCTCCGAGGAGAGTCGTGGCGAGAGACCATGCTCCAGGGGCCCTTCGGCAAGCACCAAGAGCGGAAGCATGTGTGGCCGGCGCTTGT GTATCTCGGCGTGCGCCGTGGTATCCTTGCTCCTCATCATCTTAGGCGTGGGCGTCCTTCTTGGCTTTGACCACGTGTTTAGGTACATTCTTAACAAG GAGGTGTCTCTGTCGGAGCACTCGCGGGCCTTCCCGATGTGGAAGGACGTCAACCACGAAACCAAGATCCGATTTTTCTTCTTCAACGTCACAAACCCCAACGAGGTACTCATCGGCGAGAAGCCGTCCGTCAAGGAGGTCGGCCCCTACACCTACAG GGCTGACTGGGTAAAACACAACATAACATTCCATGACAACGGCACCATGTCCTACAAAGAGACCAAGCGTTACTATTTCGACAGACAGAGCTCTGTGGGACCAGAGTCTGACGAAATCATGACCGTCAACGTGCCTTTTGTG ACGACGGCACAGCTGCTGAAGGAGCAGAACTTCATCATCCGCGGCATCGCCTCCCTCTCGCTGTCGGGCCTCGGGCAGCGCATCTTCATCTCCCGCTCCGTGGGACAACTCACGTTCGGCGGCTACCCCGACATCTTGGTGCTCCTCGGCTCGGTCATCGACTCCGGCCGGCCGCGGCCGGGCCAGCCGGGCTTCAACATCGGCGACGTGTTCAGCCACGGTTACCGCACCGTCATCGACATGCTCGGCTCGCTGGTCGATCCCGACCGCCAGGGAACCAACGGGAAGTTCGGCTACATGGTCAAT AAAAACGACACTGTTGACGGGGAGTACACAATCTTCACCGGTGAAGATGACATCTCCAAAGTGAACAAAGTATACGAGTTTAACAAGCACAG GAAACTGGACGTGTGGCAGGGCGATGAGTGCAACACGTTAACAGGAACGC TTGGACATATTCGGCCACCCCTGTCAAAGAGCAATGAACAAGTTGTCTTCATCCCGGACATTTGCAG GTCAATCCCAACAGAAAATGTAGGCTACGAATCATTCAAGGGCTTGAAAGTGAAGCGCTTCATAGCTGGGCCCACGGCATTTGACAGTGGGCAACTGCGAAGTGAGAATGAATGCTTCGCTGCTGGCAGAACATTGCCTGACGGGGGAGCAAACCTTGGTCCTTGCAAGCAAG GTGCTCCACTTGTGCTTTCATTTCCTCATTTCTTGTATGCTGATTCATCCTATCGAGCTGATGTTGATGGCATGAACCCAGATCCCAAAAGACATCAGTTTTTCTTCCACATTGAACCT ACACTTGGTGTGACCGTTAATGTTCGAGGTCGGATACAAGTGAGCGTCGTCTTGGAGCGAGTGTTTGGTCTTGG GCCCTTTTCTCGAGTTGCAGAAGGTGTGCTGCCACTCTTTTGGCAAGAAACG CGTGTTGAAGCGAGGGATGGCACAGTCAAGTTGCTGAGGACCATTGTTCAACTGCCCGAGTACTCTCAGTGGGGCTCTGTTGGTCTCATTGTCATCAGCTCACTGCTACTGGCTGCTTCAACGTTCCTGCTGTTCAG GCCAAGGGTAACAAGGAGGGAGATCACCAAAGTGCAGCCCATTGCTATAGATGTAAAGAAGTCTGGGGATGCGACTTGCACTGACATGTTTCCGACCAAGGTGGAGCGCATTCTGCAGAACGGCCTTGACCGTCTGCCCAACTCATTTGGGATCACAGCAGTGCGTAACAACTTCATCAATGAGCTCAAGAACACCAGGAGGACTTCTGAGCCATCTGCACCCGCCGATATTGACATCTATAAGACGTGA
- the LOC142578829 gene encoding scavenger receptor class B member 1-like isoform X3, whose amino-acid sequence MCGRRLCISACAVVSLLLIILGVGVLLGFDHVFRYILNKEVSLSEHSRAFPMWKDVNHETKIRFFFFNVTNPNEVLIGEKPSVKEVGPYTYRADWVKHNITFHDNGTMSYKETKRYYFDRQSSVGPESDEIMTVNVPFVTTAQLLKEQNFIIRGIASLSLSGLGQRIFISRSVGQLTFGGYPDILVLLGSVIDSGRPRPGQPGFNIGDVFSHGYRTVIDMLGSLVDPDRQGTNGKFGYMVNKNDTVDGEYTIFTGEDDISKVNKVYEFNKHRKLDVWQGDECNTLTGTLGHIRPPLSKSNEQVVFIPDICRSIPTENVGYESFKGLKVKRFIAGPTAFDSGQLRSENECFAAGRTLPDGGANLGPCKQGAPLVLSFPHFLYADSSYRADVDGMNPDPKRHQFFFHIEPTLGVTVNVRGRIQVSVVLERVFGLGPFSRVAEGVLPLFWQETRVEARDGTVKLLRTIVQLPEYSQWGSVGLIVISSLLLAASTFLLFRPRVTRREITKVQPIAIDVKKSGDATCTDMFPTKVERILQNGLDRLPNSFGITAVRNNFINELKNTRRTSEPSAPADIDIYKT is encoded by the exons ATGTGTGGCCGGCGCTTGT GTATCTCGGCGTGCGCCGTGGTATCCTTGCTCCTCATCATCTTAGGCGTGGGCGTCCTTCTTGGCTTTGACCACGTGTTTAGGTACATTCTTAACAAG GAGGTGTCTCTGTCGGAGCACTCGCGGGCCTTCCCGATGTGGAAGGACGTCAACCACGAAACCAAGATCCGATTTTTCTTCTTCAACGTCACAAACCCCAACGAGGTACTCATCGGCGAGAAGCCGTCCGTCAAGGAGGTCGGCCCCTACACCTACAG GGCTGACTGGGTAAAACACAACATAACATTCCATGACAACGGCACCATGTCCTACAAAGAGACCAAGCGTTACTATTTCGACAGACAGAGCTCTGTGGGACCAGAGTCTGACGAAATCATGACCGTCAACGTGCCTTTTGTG ACGACGGCACAGCTGCTGAAGGAGCAGAACTTCATCATCCGCGGCATCGCCTCCCTCTCGCTGTCGGGCCTCGGGCAGCGCATCTTCATCTCCCGCTCCGTGGGACAACTCACGTTCGGCGGCTACCCCGACATCTTGGTGCTCCTCGGCTCGGTCATCGACTCCGGCCGGCCGCGGCCGGGCCAGCCGGGCTTCAACATCGGCGACGTGTTCAGCCACGGTTACCGCACCGTCATCGACATGCTCGGCTCGCTGGTCGATCCCGACCGCCAGGGAACCAACGGGAAGTTCGGCTACATGGTCAAT AAAAACGACACTGTTGACGGGGAGTACACAATCTTCACCGGTGAAGATGACATCTCCAAAGTGAACAAAGTATACGAGTTTAACAAGCACAG GAAACTGGACGTGTGGCAGGGCGATGAGTGCAACACGTTAACAGGAACGC TTGGACATATTCGGCCACCCCTGTCAAAGAGCAATGAACAAGTTGTCTTCATCCCGGACATTTGCAG GTCAATCCCAACAGAAAATGTAGGCTACGAATCATTCAAGGGCTTGAAAGTGAAGCGCTTCATAGCTGGGCCCACGGCATTTGACAGTGGGCAACTGCGAAGTGAGAATGAATGCTTCGCTGCTGGCAGAACATTGCCTGACGGGGGAGCAAACCTTGGTCCTTGCAAGCAAG GTGCTCCACTTGTGCTTTCATTTCCTCATTTCTTGTATGCTGATTCATCCTATCGAGCTGATGTTGATGGCATGAACCCAGATCCCAAAAGACATCAGTTTTTCTTCCACATTGAACCT ACACTTGGTGTGACCGTTAATGTTCGAGGTCGGATACAAGTGAGCGTCGTCTTGGAGCGAGTGTTTGGTCTTGG GCCCTTTTCTCGAGTTGCAGAAGGTGTGCTGCCACTCTTTTGGCAAGAAACG CGTGTTGAAGCGAGGGATGGCACAGTCAAGTTGCTGAGGACCATTGTTCAACTGCCCGAGTACTCTCAGTGGGGCTCTGTTGGTCTCATTGTCATCAGCTCACTGCTACTGGCTGCTTCAACGTTCCTGCTGTTCAG GCCAAGGGTAACAAGGAGGGAGATCACCAAAGTGCAGCCCATTGCTATAGATGTAAAGAAGTCTGGGGATGCGACTTGCACTGACATGTTTCCGACCAAGGTGGAGCGCATTCTGCAGAACGGCCTTGACCGTCTGCCCAACTCATTTGGGATCACAGCAGTGCGTAACAACTTCATCAATGAGCTCAAGAACACCAGGAGGACTTCTGAGCCATCTGCACCCGCCGATATTGACATCTATAAGACGTGA